The following proteins come from a genomic window of Lycium ferocissimum isolate CSIRO_LF1 chromosome 4, AGI_CSIRO_Lferr_CH_V1, whole genome shotgun sequence:
- the LOC132052142 gene encoding F-box/kelch-repeat protein At1g51550 has protein sequence MATTSSTPYTSNGSSSPISQIAQDHLFSILLLLPLDSIFRFAMTCKKFRSLTYSDSFWESLCRRDWGNSSIDALRSFAVDSKQEQFTWKKLYQQIYQLDSLYCRRLLLKNPQGGEELLLPRPRASHSLNFVSGCLVLFGGGCEGGRHLDDTWVAYVGNDFKKILKWNKIGSGIPSGRFGHSCVVIGDCLVLFGGINDHGGRQNDTWVGQVAVHDAFGITLSWRLLDVGSVVPPPRGAHAACRIDKRRMLIQGGIGLSGLRLGDTWVLELSENLHIGVWQEIVTHPSPPSRSGHTLTLVGGNQTILFGGRGLGYEVLNDLWLFDTSEGHWRWVQLVFDLQNIPHGLALPRVGHSANLIIGGRLLIYGGEDSYRHRKNDFWVLDISSVSSIMQSGTPPSPERSKTKLWRRLKSKGDNPSGRSFHRACVDPSGRNLYVFGGMVDGLLQPAESSGLRFDGELFLVELLLQC, from the exons ATGGCTACTACAAGCAGCACTCCTTATACAAGCAATGGATCATCATCACCAATATCACAAATAGCACAAGACCATCTCTTCTCTATCTTACTTCTCTTACCTTTAGATTCCATTTTTCGCTTTGCTATGACTTGTAAGAAATTCAGGTCCTTAACTTACTCTGACTCTTTTTGGGAATCTCTTTGTCGTAGAGATTGGGGTAATTCTTCTATTGATGCCCTCAGATCCTTTGCCGTTGATAGTAAACAAGAGCAGTTTACTTGGAAGAAGCTTTATCAGCAAATCTATCAATTGGATTCTCTTTACTGTCGTAGATTGTTGTTGAAAAATCCACAAGGAGGAGAAGAGTTGTTGCTTCCTAGGCCTAGAGCTTCTCATTCTCTTAATTTTGTGTCTGGTTGTTTAGTTCTCTTTGGTGGTGGCTGTGAAGGAG GAAGGCATCTCGATGATACATGGGTTGCATATGTTGGGAAtgacttcaagaaaattttgaagtGGAACAAGATTGGATCAGGAATACCAAGTGGCCGCTTTGGGCATTCATGTGTCGTGATTGGTGATTGTCTAGTGCTCTTTGGAGGAATAAATGATCATGGGGGCCGCCAAAATGATACATGGGTTGGCCAAGTAGCGGTACATGATGCATTTGGTATCACATTGTCCTGGAGGCTACTTGATGTTGGTTCCGTTGTGCCTCCACCAAGAGGTGCTCATGCTGCATGTCGCATTGATAAAAGGAGGATGCTGATTCAAGGAGGGATTGGTTTGTCTGGCCTGCGACTGGGAGATACATGGGTATTGGAACTGTCCGAGAATCTTCATATTGGAGTTTGGCAAGAAATTGTGACTCATCCATCTCCTCCATCTCGCTCTGGACATACATTGACCCTTGTTGGAGGAAACCAAACAATTTTGTTTGGCGGAAGGGGTTTAGGCTATGAGGTGCTTAATGATCTATGGCTCTTTGATACATCTGAAGGTCACTGGAGATGGGTACAGTTAGTATTTGACTTGCAAAATATACCCCACGGATTGGCCTTGCCTAGAGTTGGTCACTCAGCCAATCTCATCATAGGTGGACGACTACTAATTTATGGAGGAGAAGATTCCTACAGACACAGAAAAAATGACTTCTGGGTGTTGGATATCAGCTCAGTGTCATCCATTATGCAGTCTGGGACTCCTCCAAGCCCAGAGAGATCAAAGACTAAACTGTGGAGACGACTCAAGTCCAAAGGTGATAACCCTAGTGGCAGATCATTTCACCGAGCTTGTGTGGATCCTT